The following is a genomic window from Clostridiales bacterium.
TGCTCATTCGTCGCTCAAAATAACATAATCCTATTTATGCCTGATTTCATATTGCAAATCGAAGTTTAAGTGAATCTAATCTTTTTAAAATCATATAACAATCGGCAACTTTAGTTCATGATAAAAATGGACAAGTTCATTACAAACTATAACAGATAACCGTCTACTTTTTGCCAAACTTTTAATTAACCGTCCCTAACCACCTAACCATCACCAATAGTTAACTTTTGATTAACCGTCCCTACAACCTGCAATTGCAACACCTGCAACAAAACACAATAAAAAAGCTTCTACTTACTTATATCAAAAGCAGAAGCTTTACAAAGTACAATGTATTAAATTTTTATCTGTCCGTTTTTTTATTTTTTATATAGATTGGTTATCTTGTGACCTTCATATCATTTATGGGGATAAATCCAAGTTTTAATAAGTCAGGTTTTACTTCATCGCTTGATATATAGTCTATAAATGCTTTAGCGAGTCCTGTAGCTGCTCCCTTTGTATACATATGCTCATAAGACCATACAGGGTATTTGCCTGATGTTACATTTTCATTGGTAGGATCAACACCTTCAAGCTTTAATGCCTTTATTGTATCGTTCAAGTATGAAAATGCAAGGTAACTTATAGATCCGGGAGTATCTGCCACTGTTTTCTGAACTGTACCGGAATTATCTTCTGTCAATGCTTTTCCTACTGCTTCTTCTTTTCCATCCAGAGCATATTTCTTAAATGTTGCTCTTGTTCCTGATGATGTAGGTCTATTTACTATTACTATTGGCATATCGTCTCCGCCAACATCCTTCCAATTTTTTGTCTTGCCTGTAAATATATCTATCAATTGCTGTTTTGTGATATTGTCAACTTTAACACCTTTATTCACAACTGCTGCAAAACCAACAACGCATACTTTATGATCCTCAAGTGCTTTGGCATCTATGCCGCTTTTTTCTTCCGCAAATATGTCGGAGTTGCCAATCTGCGCCGTTCCATCTGCAACTGCCGTTAAACCTTTGCCGCTCCCGCCTGCCTGTACCTGTACATCTGCATCAGGATATTTCTCTTTAAATGTTTTTGCTGCCTGTTCAGCTAATGGGAATAATGCTGATGAACCCAGTGATAATATGGAACCGCTTATCTTCGATGTATCTTCCTGTTTGCTTCCCGTATCCTTTTGTGAAGTCTCATCCTGCTTTGCACAACCTGCAAATGCAGTCCCAATTATTACGATACTTAACACTAATGCTAAAATATTTGATAATCTTTTTTTCATTACTTTTCCCCCTATCAATTTTTATTCATTATTTATTATCTACATTTTAGAGTTTATCAATGTATGTTTAAGGTGATATTAATGGAATATTAAGATTAGGTAAAATGCCATTTTATAAAATTTACATATTCTAAACAAAAAATCCCCCGGTTAAAGCATTTGGCCTAACCAGAGGATATATCAATCGATGACTTTACACATTAGTGCATTCTTTTACCAGTTTTTTTAATACATTGGCATCTTCCATAAATTGTCTCGTATCATCGTCCTTTACAAATTCAATCATAGCATTATGGTCATGTCCGTCATCTGATACAACATTTAAGTATGCTCCCCATTCATCCATGCCGCTCTTAAGAGGGCGCCTTTCTATCTTCGATGCATGAGTGATCCACCGAAATACATGTACATTTGTGAGGTAGGGTAAAATATTTTTTAATCCGGCGATACGCTCCTTAAAGCTCATATTTACAGAAGGCTGCCAATAACTTTTTATGTTGTTATGGCCGACTTCTTTTAAGAGCCTCAAAGCTGACCCATTGGTATCCGTAAGAGTATTGCCATGATATTCATAGGATATCGCGATATTTACTTTACCTGCCATATCTCCAATCTTTCTCGATGTGTTAATTATATGCCTCCACCAATTTTCATCTGCACTGGCCGAGCCTTTATTTCCCGCCCATACTCTTATCATGGGCGCATGAAGCTCAAGCGCGGTATCCAGCACTTTTTTAAAATCGTCCAGATTTTTATCTTCGGTATCCATCCTGTAATATGATCCATATGAAGTAACTGAAAGTCCAGATTCTACAGTTTGTTTGTACACTTCCCTGGCAGTATCTATATCACCATGTGGAACATGTACATCACCGCCCCATTCGATTCCTTCAAGCTGTGCCAGAGACACAAGTTTTACGA
Proteins encoded in this region:
- a CDS encoding TIM barrel protein, with translation MIHTGLVSVTFRKLKPIQIVKLVSLAQLEGIEWGGDVHVPHGDIDTAREVYKQTVESGLSVTSYGSYYRMDTEDKNLDDFKKVLDTALELHAPMIRVWAGNKGSASADENWWRHIINTSRKIGDMAGKVNIAISYEYHGNTLTDTNGSALRLLKEVGHNNIKSYWQPSVNMSFKERIAGLKNILPYLTNVHVFRWITHASKIERRPLKSGMDEWGAYLNVVSDDGHDHNAMIEFVKDDDTRQFMEDANVLKKLVKECTNV
- a CDS encoding phosphate ABC transporter substrate-binding protein, which codes for MKKRLSNILALVLSIVIIGTAFAGCAKQDETSQKDTGSKQEDTSKISGSILSLGSSALFPLAEQAAKTFKEKYPDADVQVQAGGSGKGLTAVADGTAQIGNSDIFAEEKSGIDAKALEDHKVCVVGFAAVVNKGVKVDNITKQQLIDIFTGKTKNWKDVGGDDMPIVIVNRPTSSGTRATFKKYALDGKEEAVGKALTEDNSGTVQKTVADTPGSISYLAFSYLNDTIKALKLEGVDPTNENVTSGKYPVWSYEHMYTKGAATGLAKAFIDYISSDEVKPDLLKLGFIPINDMKVTR